In Candidatus Cohnella colombiensis, one DNA window encodes the following:
- a CDS encoding AMP-binding protein — MKVYKLFYILFRIRLLTPLALFRLVAAIYRYGINLMALLSFSATTYGSRIAFVDERNALTYRELFIQSEELSAVMREQYKLKRGMKVGLLCYNHASLVKAIFAVSMTGADVYLLNVEMSEGQLYQILERNRFALLVYDEERGHFIEQSSHKQATLLSYHDTLPAINNLHRANHNIKGRYRNSTGKLVLLTGGTTGKAKEAAHKPSLFNYLDPFYDFLTRLRILDNHTAYIATPIYHGYGIAVLLLFSALGKKVVVRRGFDAQKACDLIREHQVEVVTVVPLMLRRMLKTNAADLKSLTCIASGGAELSPKLAEQTLSQLGEVLYNLYGTSEAGLNIIATPQDLSYSAHTIGRKIKGVHLTIRDEHKDEVAVGQVGQLCINNSWSMNNVSHNWIETGDLGYCDEKGYYFLCGRSDNMIVSGGENVYPLEVEQVLLTHPDVEDAAVIGMSDEQFGQRLKAFVQIALYKELTHEELIAWLRPRLARYQLPKEISFVDLLPYTPLGKLDKKQLI, encoded by the coding sequence GTGAAGGTATATAAGCTATTCTATATCTTGTTCAGAATCAGACTGCTTACTCCGTTGGCACTATTCCGATTAGTCGCTGCTATATATCGATATGGAATTAATTTAATGGCACTACTGAGCTTCTCAGCAACAACCTACGGGAGCAGGATTGCCTTCGTAGACGAGCGTAATGCGCTAACCTATCGCGAATTGTTTATCCAATCGGAAGAGCTATCGGCCGTTATGCGGGAACAATATAAGCTCAAGAGGGGCATGAAGGTCGGGCTCTTGTGTTACAATCATGCCTCTCTAGTTAAAGCCATCTTCGCAGTTTCCATGACGGGTGCGGATGTTTATCTGCTTAATGTAGAGATGAGTGAGGGACAGCTATATCAGATCTTAGAGCGCAACCGATTTGCTCTCTTGGTCTATGATGAGGAACGGGGCCATTTCATTGAACAATCCTCCCACAAGCAGGCCACCTTATTGAGTTATCATGATACATTGCCAGCGATTAACAACCTACACCGCGCGAACCACAACATCAAAGGCAGATACCGCAATTCTACAGGGAAACTCGTACTCTTGACGGGGGGAACGACAGGGAAAGCTAAGGAGGCGGCGCATAAGCCTTCATTGTTCAATTATTTGGATCCCTTTTACGACTTCCTTACTCGTCTTAGAATTCTCGACAATCATACTGCGTATATTGCAACTCCAATCTATCATGGTTATGGAATAGCCGTACTGCTCTTGTTCAGTGCACTTGGAAAAAAGGTAGTTGTTCGCCGTGGATTCGATGCACAGAAGGCATGTGATCTCATACGAGAGCACCAAGTAGAAGTCGTAACGGTCGTTCCACTCATGCTCCGTCGTATGCTGAAGACGAATGCTGCTGATTTGAAATCACTCACCTGTATTGCTTCAGGCGGTGCTGAGCTTAGCCCGAAGTTGGCAGAGCAGACTCTGAGTCAGCTGGGAGAGGTGCTGTACAATCTGTACGGCACATCGGAAGCGGGTCTTAACATCATCGCAACTCCACAGGATTTGTCCTATTCGGCGCACACGATTGGGCGAAAGATTAAGGGGGTTCACCTCACAATACGTGATGAGCATAAGGACGAGGTTGCTGTTGGTCAGGTAGGTCAATTATGCATCAACAATAGCTGGTCGATGAATAATGTGTCACACAATTGGATTGAAACAGGGGATTTGGGCTACTGCGATGAGAAGGGTTATTACTTCCTGTGTGGAAGGTCAGATAACATGATCGTCTCGGGTGGTGAGAATGTATACCCGCTTGAAGTGGAGCAAGTGCTACTCACACATCCTGATGTTGAAGATGCAGCTGTGATTGGAATGAGTGATGAGCAGTTCGGACAGCGGTTGAAAGCTTTCGTTCAGATCGCTTTATATAAGGAGCTTACACATGAGGAGCTTATTGCATGGCTTCGTCCTAGATTAGCAAGGTATCAATTGCCTAAGGAGATAAGTTTTGTCGATTTATTACCGTATACGCCCTTAGGCAAATTGGATAAAAAACAGCTGATCTGA
- a CDS encoding SDR family NAD(P)-dependent oxidoreductase: MGDPSGAEGAIMSRYSLLEHLLFPRTQYNSRRLEYRLEGKTVLITGASSGIGEQLAYLLADSHVHLILVARREDRLLEIKAEIEKKSAQVSVFPVDLREETELESLLAFLHQLPDGLDVIVSNAGHSIKRSILESLDRYHDFTRTMAINYSAPLQLLLSTIPLLEKSQGQIINVSTVNVMLPPLAYWAAYQASKAAFDTWFRSVAPELNMIGILTTSIYLPLVRTPMILPTTAYQKLPAMTPQHVARIIGNALYTHKRSYKPWWIIFGQLGSILFRWYWEYAIPRRLRRKGSRM, from the coding sequence GTGGGTGATCCGTCAGGTGCGGAAGGAGCGATCATGTCCAGATATAGCTTACTTGAACATCTCTTATTCCCACGGACACAATATAATAGCCGGAGGCTCGAGTACCGACTTGAAGGGAAAACGGTTCTGATTACGGGAGCTAGCTCTGGCATCGGAGAGCAGCTTGCTTATCTGCTGGCGGACAGTCATGTTCATCTGATCTTGGTGGCGAGACGAGAAGATAGACTCTTAGAGATTAAAGCTGAGATCGAGAAGAAGTCCGCCCAAGTGAGTGTGTTTCCTGTGGACCTTCGCGAGGAGACGGAGCTAGAGAGCTTGCTCGCCTTCCTCCATCAGCTACCTGATGGGCTCGATGTTATTGTTAGTAATGCGGGACATTCGATCAAACGGTCTATTCTTGAATCGTTGGATCGCTATCACGATTTTACTCGTACTATGGCGATCAATTATTCGGCCCCGCTACAGTTACTCCTGTCTACAATTCCGCTACTGGAGAAGAGTCAAGGACAGATCATTAATGTCTCGACAGTTAACGTGATGTTGCCCCCACTTGCTTATTGGGCTGCGTATCAAGCATCGAAGGCGGCCTTTGACACTTGGTTTCGGTCGGTCGCTCCTGAACTGAACATGATCGGAATCTTGACAACCTCGATCTATCTTCCATTAGTTAGAACTCCTATGATTTTACCTACTACGGCATATCAGAAGCTACCAGCGATGACACCACAGCATGTTGCAAGAATAATAGGCAACGCTCTATATACTCACAAAAGATCCTACAAGCCTTGGTGGATCATTTTCGGACAGCTCGGTTCTATCCTTTTCAGATGGTATTGGGAATATGCGATTCCGAGAAGGCTCAGGAGAAAGGGGAGTCGTATGTGA